A genome region from Coffea arabica cultivar ET-39 chromosome 7e, Coffea Arabica ET-39 HiFi, whole genome shotgun sequence includes the following:
- the LOC113702140 gene encoding uncharacterized protein isoform X3 has translation MPGGTDGLKPEDVDPRLIFHYGIPSGANLFAYNNTKKILAISVGDGRIKLFGKNGSQALLESPELLPSKFLQFIENQEILVNTNSNNHIEVWDLEKRCLSYIHDFKKEITSCTSMFHAPYMYFGDSAGNVSVFKVNQETTIIEQMKYHIPLSASHGNSGQVPADIAVIHILPQPTAESKRVLIIYTDGFMTLWDIQDSKAIFTAGGTTLQATSHETKKVTAATWACPFGSKVVVGYSNGEIFMWSIPAPLHSKVEQTKEKDPYAQNGPLIKLNLGYKLDKIPIAKLRWDHADGKASRLYVIGSSDYASANLLQVVLLNDTIESRTIKLGLHTHESPIDLEIVSSFNPQCKQKNNSLLLLGKSGHIYTYDDYLIERYLLQCQSKSSPSLPKEIKVKLPFADTSITVARFVQDNPHLLYLKDQDYDSLAKDILPLFPFETTQKDGTSSNSTQPRGLSKAKNLYITGHDNGAIRIWDVSCPLMRPILSVTQQSEEDTSLSGVPLTALYCTSDLQIFVSGDQGGLIRMYKFKPELFAPETSFLSLQGVSKKGSVIQSIKLLQVNGAVLFINSSQNAKYLAVGTDQGYVCLINLEGPTLLYERHFASELSTGIISLQSVTCSLHGFEKNVLVAATKDSSVVALETESGNTLNTNMIRPKKPSRALYMQILDGLEVSGRCPNTSERTETIKGNFDSLQSKQQVVVVCSEKAVYVYSLVHILQGIKKVHNKKKFHSSSCCWASILESPGSGLILLFSSGKIEIRSLPELSLLKETSVRGVRPSIPKQNSISNTLVCFSVNGDMILVEGDQEAFFISVSLQKDIYRFLDDASQVHSHDLTVVQESSHIIHKEKKKGLFGSVIKDIKGTKAKSETDVEVEDAKESIEALSTIFSVANFLEEVDSEEKSAGKDDTDLDIDDIDIEDPGEKQKGYGVMAALNKQNLADTFQTFKGRFKHMKVKTDKKSTNEVMQDEKGDSVDQIKKKYGYTSTGEPCVATVAKTKLTENLKKLQVLSHCPSFQYSHRPLLDCREDQMKAELACEPFMVNRFL, from the exons ATG CCTGGAGGGACAGATGGTTTGAAACCTGAAGATGTAGATCCCCGCTTGATTTTCCATTATGGCATCCCATCAGGAGCTAATTTGTTTGCTTACAATAATACTAAAAAGATTTTAGCTATTTCAGTTGG GGATGGTCGGATtaaattatttgggaaaaatgGCAGCCAGGCCTTGTTGGAATCTCCTGAATTGTTGCCAAGCAAATTTCTGCAG TTCATCGAGAACCAAGAAATCCTTGTAAACACAAATTCCAATAATCACATTGAG GTCTGGGATCTAGAAAAGAGGTGCTTGTCTTATATTCATGACTTCAAAAAGGAAATCACCTCTTGTACATCCATGTTTCATGCTCCATACAT GTATTTTGGAGATTCTGCTGGTAATGTTTCCGTTTTCAAGGTTAATCAAGAGACAACTATTATAGAGCAGATGAAGTACCATATACCACTCTCAGCATCCCACG GGAATTCAGGTCAAGTTCCTGCTGATATTGCCGTCATTCATATACTGCCTCAACCTACAGCGGAAAGTAAGAg GGTTCTTATCATTTATACTGATGGTTTTATGACATTATGGGACATCCAAGATAGCAAAGCCATTTTCACGGCTGGTGGGACAACATTGCAAGCAACATCCCATGAAACAAAGAAAGTGACTGCAGCAACTTGGGCTTGCCCATTTGGAAGCAAAGTAGTTGTGGGATACAGCAATGGAGAGATTTTCATGTGGAGTATTCCAGCTCCTTTGCACTCAAAAGTTGAACAAACAAAAGAGAAGGACCCTTATGCTCAAAATGGTCCACTTATTAAACTAAATCTTGGATACAAACTGGACAAAATACCTATTGCAAAGTTAAGGTGGGATCATGCAGATGGAAAAGCAAGTCGATTATATGTTATAGGAAGCTCTGACTATGCTTCAGCAAACTTGCTACAA GTAGTTCTACTCAATGATACTATTGAATCCCGTACAATCAAATTGGGGCTCCATACCCACGAATCTCCTATTGATCTGGAGATAGTATCGAGCTTTAATCCACAATGCAAGCAAAAGAACAACTCTCTCCTTTTGCTTGGAAAGTCAGGTCATATATACACCTATGACGATTACCTCATTGAAAGGTACCTATTACAGTGCCAATCCAAGTCCTCCCCATCACTTCCAAAGGAGATAAAGGTGAAATTGCCATTTGCTGATACAAGTATCACAGTCGCAAGATTCGTGCAAGATAACCCACATCTCCTATACTTGAAGGATCAG GACTATGATTCACTAGCAAAAGACATATTACCACTTTTTCCATTTGAGACAACACAAAAAGATGGAACGAGCTCAAACTCAACACAACCTAGGGGGCTTTCAAAGGCGAAGAACTTATATATAACTGGACATGACAATGGAGCCATAAGAATATGGGATGTTTCTTGCCCACTCATGCGTCCAATTCTATCAGTAACTCAGCAG AGTGAGGAAGATACTTCTCTAAGTGGTGTACCACTGACAGCACTGTATTGCACTAGTGATTTGCAGATCTTTGTTTCTGGCGATCAAGGTGGACTG ATACGGATGTATAAATTTAAACCTGAGCTTTTTGCCCCAGAAACCAGTTTCTTGTCCCTGCAAG GAGTTTCAAAGAAGGGAAGCGTCATCCAGAGTATTAAACTTCTGCAGGTTAATGGAGCTGTACTTTTCATAAACTCAAGCCAGAATGCTAAATATCTTGCAGTTGGGACAGATCAAGGATAT GTTTGCCTGATTAATCTTGAGGGACCGACTTTGTTGTATGAGAGACATTTTGCAAGTGAACTCAGTACAGGAATAATCTCTTTGCAATCTGTAACTTGCAGCTTGCATGGTTTTGAAAAGAATGTTTTGGTTGCTGCAACTAAGGATTCTTCTGTGGTAGCACTCGAGACTGAATCAGGAAATACTCTCAACACTAACATGATACGTCCTAAGAAACCTTCTAGAGCTTTGTACATGCAGATTTTGG ATGGACTGGAGGTATCTGGTAGGTGTCCTAACACATCAGAAAGAACAGAAACTATCAAGGGGAATTTTGACAGTCTACAATCAAAGCAACAAGTAGTGGTGGTTTGCTCTGAGAAAGCTGTTTATGTCTACTCCTTGGTTCACATTCTACAG gGTATTAAGAAGGTGCACAATAAGAAGAAGTTCCATTCCTCTTCTTGTTGCTGGGCATCAATTCTTGAAAGTCCTGGTTCAGGGTTGATTCTTCTATTTTCGAGTGGAAAGATCGAGATCAG ATCCTTGCCAGAATTATCTCTTCTAAAGGAAACTTCTGTGAGAGGCGTCAGACCTTCAATTCCAAAGCAGAACTCAATTTCTAACACTTTAGTGTGCTTCTCAGTCAACGGTGACATGATTTTG GTGGAAGGTGATCAGGAAGCATTTTTTATCTCAGTATCACTCCAAAAGGATATCTACAG GTTTCTGGATGATGCTTCCCAAGTCCATTCACATGACCTAACGGTTGTACAAGAATCCTCGCACATCATTcataaagaaaagaagaag GGTTTATTCGGATCTGTTATTAAAGATATTAAGGGGACTAAAGCAAAGAGCGAGACAGatgttgaagttgaagatgcaAAAGAAAGTATTGAAGCATTGTCTACTATCTTCTCAGTTGCTAACTTTCTGGAAGAAGTAGATAGTGAAGAAAAGAGTGCGGGCAAAGATGACACTGATCTGGACATAG ATGATATTGACATTGAAGATCCTGGTGAGAAGCAGAAAGGATATGGAGTAATGGCAGCTCTAAACAAACAGAATTTGGCAGATACGTTTCAGACATTTAAAG GCAGATTTAAACATATGAAGGTAAAGACCGATAAAAAGTCAACAAATGAAGTGATGCAAGACGAGAAGGGTGATTCTGTTGACCAGATAAAGAAAAAGTATGGATACACATCCACTGGT GAACCGTGTGTTGCAACTGTTGCGAAAACAAAGCTGACtgagaatttgaagaagttgcAGGTATTGTCTCACTGTCCCTCCTTTCAATATTCACACAGGCCTTTACTAGATTGTAGAGAGGATCAAATGAAGGCTGAGCTAGCCTGCGAGCCTTTCATGGTTAACCGATTCCTATGA